One window of Populus nigra chromosome 5, ddPopNigr1.1, whole genome shotgun sequence genomic DNA carries:
- the LOC133695489 gene encoding cysteine proteinase 15A-like produces MERLPLLFLLLLTALSSTLASTVSSSNLDDPLIRQVVSDGEDHLLNAEHHFTTFKSKFGKNYATQEEHDYRFSVFKANLLRAKKHQMMDPTAAHGVTKFSDLTPKEFRRQLLGLKRRLRLPTDANKAPILPTGDLPTNFDWRDHGAVTNVKDQGSCGSCWSFSATGALEGAHYLATGELVSLSEQQLVDCDHECDPEEYGACDSGCSGGLMNNAFEYALKAGGLEREKDYPYTGNDRGACKFDKSKVAASVSNFSVVSLDEDQIAANLVKHGPLSVAINAVFMQTYIGGVSCPYICSKHQDHGVLLVGYGAAGYAPIRFKEKPFWIIKNSWGENWGENGYYKICRARNICGVDSMVSTVAAIHATAQ; encoded by the exons ATGGAACGCTTACCTCTGctctttctcctcctccttacAGCCCTATCCTCCACCCTCGCATCCACAGTATCTTCCAGCAATCTCGACGATCCTTTAATCAGGCAGGTCGTATCAGACGGCGAGGATCATCTCCTCAACGCAGAGCATCATTTTACCACTTTCAAGTCCAAATTCGGCAAAAACTATGCGACTCAAGAGGAACATGATTACCGATTTAGTGTTTTCAAAGCTAATCTCCTCCGTGCCAAGAAACACCAGATGATGGACCCTACCGCTGCTCATGGCGTCACTAAATTCTCTGATCTTACTCCCAAAGAATTCCGCCGCCAGCTCCTTGGATTGAAGCGGCGGCTTCGGTTGCCGACGGATGCTAACAAGGCGCCGATCCTTCCTACTGGCGATCTTCCTACTAATTTTGACTGGCGTGACCACGGTGCCGTTACTAACGTCAAAGACCAG GGATCGTGTGGATCGTGCTGGTCGTTTAGTGCTACAGGGGCATTGGAAGGAGCTCATTACTTAGCAACTGGAGAGCTTGTAAGCTTGAGTGAGCAACAGCTTGTGGattgtgatcacgag TGTGATCCAGAAGAATATGGTGCCTGTGACTCGGGCTGCAGTGGTGGGCTGATGAACAATGCCTTTGAGTACGCACTGAAGGCCGGTGGTCTTGAACGTGAGAAGGACTATCCTTATACCGGAAATGATCGTGGTGCTTGCAAATTTGACAAGAGCAAAGTCGCTGCATCGGTATCTAACTTCAGTGTTGTTTCCCTAGATGAAGATCAAATCGCTGCCAATCTGGTGAAGCATGGTCCACTCTCAG TGGCTATCAATGCAGTTTTTATGCAGACATACATAGGTGGAGTTTCATGCCCATACATTTGCTCAAAGCACCAGGATCATGGGGTGCTGCTGGTGGGTTATGGAGCTGCTGGTTATGCTCCTATCCGGTTCAAGGAAAAGCCTTTCTGGATTATCAAGAACTCATGGGGAGAGAATTGGGGAGAGAATGGGTATTACAAGATCTGCAGGGCTCGCAACATATGTGGCGTGGATTCCATGGTTTCAACTGTCGCTGCTATTCACGCTACTGCCCAGTAG
- the LOC133693165 gene encoding protein SHI RELATED SEQUENCE 5-like has protein sequence MAGWFYLGGGEGPSRKQDQEKEDNNSSLFLYRPSNEEIYNNKGFELWPQYYHQQQNMNSFSFGVGPSRRSLSDDHSSRSGFSLTRQGGGGGLRGGMNCQDCGNQAKKDCPHLRCRTCCKSRGFPCNTHVKSTWVSAAKRRERQQQLAALQQHNQQQEQHQQQFLGENPKRQRENHGGASSLACTRLAATTSGLELTAFPPEVNSEAIFRCVKVSAMDDADDQLAYQTAVNIGGHVFRGILYDQGADGRYASTGGESSSSGAQQLLITAAGTSTTGTTTNTSNPAAGNTLLDPSSLYPAPLNAFIAGTQFFAPPRS, from the exons ATGGCAGGGTGGTTCTATCTAGGTGGGGGAGAAGGACCGTCGAGGAAACAAGATCAAGAGAAAGAAGACAATAATAGTAGTTTGTTTTTGTACAGACCATCAAACGAGGAGATCTACAACAACAAGGGGTTTGAGTTATGGCCGCAGTATTATCACCAGCAGCAAAACATGAACAGCTTCTCGTTTGGAGTGGGTCCTAGTCGAAGAAGTTTATCTGATGATCACTCTTCAAGATCAGGTTTTAGTTTGACGCgacaaggaggaggaggaggattaaGAGGAGGAATGAATTGTCAAGACTGTGGAAACCAAGCTAAAAAAGACTGTCCCCATTTGAGATGTAGAACTTGTTGTAAGAGTCGAGGGTTTCCGTGCAACACCCACGTTAAGAGCACTTGGGTCTCTGCTGCTAAAAGGAGAGAAAGGCAACAACAACTAGCTGCTTTGCAACAACATaatcaacaacaagaacaacatCAACAACAGTTTCTAGGAGAGAATCCAAAAAGGCAGAGGGAGAATCATGGTGGTGCTTCCTCTCTTGCTTGCACTCGTTTAGCCGCTACCACGTCAG GGCTGGAATTGACAGCATTTCCACCAGAGGTGAATTCAGAAGCCATATTTCGTTGCGTTAAAGTAAGCGCCATGGACGATGCAGATGATCAGTTGGCATATCAAACGGCTGTTAACATTGGAGGCCATGTTTTCAGAGGAATTCTCTATGATCAAGGTGCAGATGGCCGTTACGCCAGTACAGGCGGTGAGAGCTCCTCCAGTGGAGCACAACAACTTCTTATAACAGCAGCAGGAACTAGCACCACGGGAACTACAACAAACACTAGCAATCCAGCTGCTGGCAATACTTTGCTCGATCCATCTTCTCTATATCCAGCTCCTCTCAATGCTTTTATTGCTGGTACGCAATTCTTCGCTCCCCCAAGGTCCTAG
- the LOC133695488 gene encoding V-type proton ATPase subunit a2-like, translated as MGDGSSGPTMDLMRSEPMQLVQLIIPIESAYRTISYLGDLGLFQFNDLNAEKSPFQRTYAAQIKRCAEMARKLRFFKEQMRKAGLSPSTKSLRSGDIDLDHLEVTLGELESELIEINLNNEMLQHTYNELSEYKLVLQKAGELFHSAQSIVAAQQGELELYNTTEQSVERSLLLEQEMTMDPSKQVKLGYISGLVAREKSMAFERILFRATRGNVFLKQTVLENAVVDPVSGDEVEKNVFVVFYSGERAKNKILKLCEGFGANRYPFTEDLNKQFQIISQVSGRLAELKTTIDAGLAHRSNLLQTIGFEFEQWNFLVKKEKSIYHILNMLNMDVTKKCLVAEGWCPVFAKDQIQNGLRRATLDSNSQIGAIFHVLQTKESPPTFFQTNKFTSAFQEIVDAYGVAKYQEANPSVYTIVTFPFLFAVMFGDWGHGICLLLATLYLIIREKKLSSQKLGDIMEMAFSGRYVIMMMGIFSIYTGLIYNEFFSVPFELFGRSAYGCRDQSCRDAYTAGLVKFHATYPFGLDPKWHGSRSELPFLNSMKMKMSILFGVAQMNLGIIMSYFNAKFFGDNINIWYQFVPQMIFLNSLFGYLSLLIIVKWCTGSQADLYHVMIYMFLSPTDDLDDNQLFIGQKFFQILLLLSALAAVPWMMFPKPFLLKKRHEERFQGQSYARLDSNDYPPEIEPHSVSHNHEEFEFSEVFVHQLIHTIEFVLGAVSNTASYLRLWALSLAHSELSSVFYDKVLLLAWGYNSIIARGIGLCVFIFATVGVLLVMETLSAFLHALRLHWVEFQNKFYVGDGYKFYPFSFASLGQDDE; from the exons ATGGGCGACGGAAGTTCTGGCCCAACCATGGATCTGATGCGTTCGGAGCCGATGCAATTAGTGCAACTTATCATTCCTATTGAATCAGCGTATCGCACAATTTCTTATCTCGGGGACCTTGGCCTCTTCCAATTCAATGAT CTTAACGCGGAAAAGAGCCCGTTCCAGCGGACGTATGCTGCTCAG ATTAAAAGATGTGCAGAAATGGCTCGCAAGCTACGTTTCTTCAAGGAGCAAATGAGGAAGGCTGGGCTGTCACCGTCGACGAAGTCTTTAAGAAGTGGCGATATTGATCTGGATCATTTGGAG GTAACGCTTGGAGAATTGGAATCAGAGCTGATAGAGATAAATTTGAACAATGAAATGCTACAACACACTTATAATGAACTATCAGAATATAAGCTCGTCTTGCAGAAG GCTGGTGAACTTTTCCACTCAGCTCAAAGCATTGTTGCAGCTCAGCAGGGTGAACTTGAATTATATAACACTACTGAACAATCCGTTGAGAGATCATTATTGTTGGAGCAG GAAATGACAATGGATCCATCAAAGCAAGTAAAGCTGGGTTATATCAGTGGTCTTGTTGCAAGAGAAAAATCAATGGCTTTTGAAAGGATTTTGTTTCGAGCAACTAGGGGCAATGTCTTTTTGAAGCAAACTGTGCTTGAAAATGCTGTTGTTGATCCTGTGTCGGGGGATGAG GTTGAGAAAAATGTATTTGTTGTCTTCTATTCTGGTGAAAGAGCAAAGAACAAGATTCTTAAACTCTGTGAAGGTTTTGGAGCAAACCGCTACCCTTTTACGGAGGACCTAAACAAACAGTTTCAGATTATTTCACAG GTGTCTGGAAGACTTGCAGAGCTTAAAACCACCATAGATGCTGGATTGGCGCACCGGAGCAATTTGTTACAAACCATCGGCTTTGAATTTGAGCAGTGGAATTTTCTG GTGAAGAAGGAAAAATCAATTTACCACATTTTAAACATGCTCAACATGGATGTGACAAAGAAGTGTCTTGTTGCTGAAGGTTGGTGTCCTGTTTTTGCAAAAGATCAG ATACAAAATGGATTAAGGCGAGCGACTTTAGACAGCAACTCACAAATTGGAGCCATATTCCATGTTTTGCAGACAAAGGAATCACCACCTACCTTTTTCCAAACAAACAAATTTACTTCTGCTTTTCAAGAAATTGTAGATGCGTATGG gGTTGCCAAGTACCAGGAAGCAAATCCTAGTGTGTACACAATTGTCACATTCCCTTTCCTTTTTGCTGTAATGTTTGGTGATTGGGGCCATGGTATTTGCTTGCTGTTGGCAACATTATATCTTATTATCAGGGAAAAGAAACTTTCCAGTCAG AAGCTTGGAGACATTATGGAAATGGCTTTCAGTGGTCGTTATGTGATAATGATGATGGGAATTTTTTCAATCTACACGGGGTTGATATACAATGAATTCTTTTCGGTTCCATTTGAACTGTTTGGGCGCTCTGCGTATGGCTGTCGTGACCAGTCTTGCAG GGATGCTTATACTGCTGGTCTAGTTAAGTTCCATGCTACGTATCCATTTGGTTTGGATCCCAAATGGCATGGTAGCCGGAGCGAGTTACCTTTTCTTAACtcaatgaagatgaagatgtcaattttatttggaGTGGCCCAGATGAATCTTGGGATTATAATGAGCTACTTCAATGCAAAGTTCTTTGGAGATAACATAAACATCTG GTACCAATTCGTGCCCCAGATGATTTTCTTAAACAGCTTGTTTGGTTACCTTTCACTCCTCATAATTGTGAAGTGGTGCACTGGTTCACAAGCTGATCTATACCATGTGATGATATACATGTTTCTAAGTCCCACTGATGATTTGGATGACAATCAGCTTTTTATTGGCCAGAAATTTTTTCAG ATCTTGTTGCTCCTATCAGCCCTTGCTGCTGTCCCATGGATGATGTTTCCAAAGCCTTTTCTGTTGAAGAAACGACATGAGGAA AGGTTCCAAGGTCAGTCCTATGCACGGCTGGACAGCAATGACTACCCTCCTGAAATTGAGCCGCATTCTGTTTCCCATAACCATGAGGAATTTGAGTTCAGCGAGGTGTTTGTTCACCAACTTATACATACCATAGAGTTTGTTCTTGGAGCAGTGTCGAATACAGCTTCATATTTACGTTTATGGGCCCTCAG tCTGGCTCATTCAGAACTATCGAGTGTATTCTATGACAAGGTCCTTCTTCTAGCATGGGG GTACAACAGCATCATTGCTCGTGGTATTGGATTGTGTGTATTTATATTTGCAACTGTCGGTGTCCTCCTAGTGATGGAAACCCTGAGTGCATTCCTACATGCCTTGAGGCTTCACTGGGTGgagtttcaaaacaaattttacgTGGGAGATGGATACAAATTCTATCCATTTTCATTTGCTTCGCTTGGTCAAGATGATGAATGA